In Desulfosoma caldarium, the following are encoded in one genomic region:
- a CDS encoding electron transfer flavoprotein subunit beta/FixA family protein translates to MNIVVLLKQTPDTESVIRIAPDGQSIVTQDLKWIINPYDEFAVEAALRLKEKHGGTVTIVSWGPQRVVESVRTALAMGADKGVLLDDEALEGSDSLGVARALAAAVQGLEPDIVLCGSRAVDYDLAQRGPMVAELLGWPHLGLAVSLESDGSTVTIERPIEGGKVTLQASLPALVTMGGSHAVWNPRYASLPGIMKAKKKPLEMKKLADLGLSADECGAQAAKIRIVSLEMPPERKPGRIIDDGLDTEGKAAALVKALHEEAKVI, encoded by the coding sequence GTGAACATTGTGGTGCTTCTCAAGCAAACGCCGGACACGGAATCGGTCATTCGAATCGCGCCGGACGGGCAATCCATCGTCACACAGGATCTCAAGTGGATCATCAATCCTTATGACGAATTTGCCGTGGAAGCGGCGCTTCGCCTCAAGGAAAAGCATGGCGGCACGGTGACCATCGTCAGCTGGGGGCCGCAGCGCGTGGTGGAATCCGTTCGTACCGCCCTGGCCATGGGCGCCGACAAGGGTGTTCTCTTGGACGACGAGGCTCTGGAAGGCAGCGACAGCTTGGGCGTCGCTCGAGCTCTGGCGGCCGCGGTGCAAGGGCTGGAGCCTGACATTGTTTTGTGTGGATCCCGTGCCGTGGATTACGACTTGGCGCAAAGAGGGCCCATGGTGGCGGAGCTTTTGGGGTGGCCCCATCTGGGTTTGGCGGTGTCCCTGGAATCCGACGGTTCGACCGTGACCATTGAACGGCCCATCGAGGGTGGCAAGGTGACGCTGCAGGCCAGCCTTCCCGCCTTGGTGACCATGGGTGGGTCTCATGCCGTGTGGAACCCGCGCTATGCGTCTCTTCCCGGCATCATGAAGGCCAAGAAGAAACCTTTGGAAATGAAAAAGCTTGCCGACCTGGGGCTGAGTGCCGACGAATGTGGCGCGCAGGCCGCCAAGATTCGCATAGTGTCTCTGGAAATGCCTCCTGAGCGCAAGCCCGGCCGTATCATTGACGACGGACTGGACACGGAAGGCAAAGCGGCGGCTTTGGTCAAGGCGCTGCATGAAGAGGCCAAGGTGATTTAA